The uncultured Ilyobacter sp. genome has a segment encoding these proteins:
- the mngA gene encoding PTS 2-O-a-mannosyl-D-glycerate transporter subunit IIABC has product MDLRTLTNENLIFLNADFKNKKEILDVFIQKLYDEGKITSKEEFYTAVMDREAVGATGIGEGLAIPHGKSDAVKEASFVVATLNNEMEWETLDEEPVNLVILLAIPKSEEGSTHVDLLAKLTTKLADDDFREELVKSKNSKEFIEKLNIGEDTEKSEEVMAEDAKTIVAVTACPAGIAHTYMAAEALEKAGRKLGVKVVVEKQGAMGIEDRITDEDLNNAYAAIFAVEVAVKEAERFDGIPAVETAVAEPLRRAEEIIKEALEAGKEGRTAAKRSSTPKKEMSSGEEAKKALLNGISHIVPLIVAGGTVLAIAVLIKEIFGLQELYGQEGSWLWMYRKLSGGMLGTLMVPVLAAYVSFSLADKPGLGPGFAAGLAANLISSGFLGGIAGGFIAGYTMKWVKKNVRGPQHLNGFFTFYLYPVIGTLVAGSLMLFVVGKPVAALNTGLTNYLNGLSGGNAMLLGAIIGAMVSFDLGGPVNKAAYAFCVGSMANGNFMPYATFASCKMVSAFTTTLATKIRPHLYSEEEIQCGNSTWILGLAGITEGAIPLMIEDPFRVIPSFIVGTAVTGAMVAAAGIGLQVPGAGIISMFVLEAGKLSKLTEAGIWLGAALVGTAISTIVLTVLRSKKHKLLKQQAHMENAHTI; this is encoded by the coding sequence ATGGATTTAAGAACTTTAACAAATGAGAATCTGATATTTTTGAATGCTGATTTTAAAAACAAAAAAGAGATACTGGATGTTTTTATCCAAAAACTTTATGACGAGGGTAAAATAACTTCAAAGGAAGAATTTTATACTGCAGTTATGGACAGAGAAGCTGTAGGAGCAACTGGAATCGGAGAGGGACTTGCTATTCCTCACGGTAAATCAGATGCAGTAAAAGAAGCCTCATTTGTAGTGGCAACTCTTAATAATGAAATGGAATGGGAAACTCTAGATGAGGAACCTGTTAATCTTGTAATTTTACTGGCTATACCAAAATCAGAAGAGGGAAGCACCCACGTTGACCTTCTGGCCAAGCTTACTACAAAGCTAGCAGATGATGACTTCAGAGAAGAGCTTGTAAAATCAAAAAATTCAAAGGAATTTATAGAGAAACTTAACATAGGTGAAGATACAGAAAAGTCAGAAGAAGTAATGGCAGAAGATGCCAAGACAATAGTAGCGGTAACTGCCTGTCCTGCTGGAATAGCTCATACATACATGGCGGCAGAGGCTTTGGAAAAGGCCGGTAGAAAGCTAGGAGTAAAAGTAGTAGTAGAAAAACAGGGAGCCATGGGTATAGAGGACAGAATAACAGATGAAGACCTGAATAATGCCTATGCAGCTATATTTGCCGTGGAAGTTGCAGTAAAGGAAGCAGAAAGATTTGACGGAATCCCTGCAGTAGAAACGGCAGTGGCCGAGCCACTAAGAAGAGCAGAAGAGATTATAAAAGAGGCTCTAGAAGCTGGAAAAGAGGGAAGAACTGCTGCTAAAAGAAGTTCTACTCCTAAGAAAGAGATGTCATCTGGAGAAGAGGCCAAGAAAGCCCTTCTAAACGGTATATCACATATAGTTCCTCTAATTGTAGCAGGAGGTACTGTACTTGCAATAGCAGTTCTTATAAAAGAGATATTTGGTCTTCAGGAGCTTTATGGTCAGGAAGGATCTTGGCTATGGATGTATAGAAAGCTTTCTGGTGGAATGTTAGGAACACTCATGGTTCCTGTACTTGCGGCTTATGTATCTTTCTCTCTAGCAGATAAACCTGGACTTGGGCCTGGATTTGCAGCAGGACTTGCAGCAAACCTTATCAGTAGTGGATTCTTAGGTGGTATCGCCGGAGGTTTCATCGCCGGTTATACAATGAAATGGGTTAAGAAAAACGTAAGAGGGCCTCAGCATTTAAACGGATTCTTTACTTTCTACCTTTACCCTGTAATTGGTACATTGGTAGCAGGTTCACTTATGTTATTCGTAGTGGGAAAACCTGTGGCGGCTCTAAATACTGGTCTTACAAATTATCTTAATGGTCTGTCTGGTGGAAATGCAATGCTTTTAGGAGCGATAATAGGAGCAATGGTTTCATTTGACCTTGGAGGACCTGTAAACAAGGCAGCCTATGCATTCTGTGTGGGATCCATGGCAAATGGAAACTTTATGCCTTACGCAACATTTGCTTCTTGTAAAATGGTATCGGCTTTTACAACAACTCTGGCTACAAAAATCAGACCTCATCTTTATTCTGAAGAGGAAATTCAGTGTGGAAACTCAACTTGGATTTTAGGACTTGCAGGTATTACTGAGGGAGCTATCCCACTTATGATAGAAGATCCATTTAGAGTTATACCATCATTCATAGTAGGAACTGCAGTTACAGGTGCTATGGTAGCAGCAGCAGGAATAGGACTACAAGTTCCCGGAGCAGGTATAATCTCTATGTTTGTATTAGAAGCTGGAAAACTTTCAAAATTAACAGAGGCTGGAATCTGGCTCGGTGCAGCTTTAGTTGGAACTGCAATATCCACTATTGTTTTGACAGTTTTAAGAAGCAAGAAACATAAATTATTGAAGCAGCAGGCACACATGGAAAATGCTCACACAATATAA